The Polyodon spathula isolate WHYD16114869_AA unplaced genomic scaffold, ASM1765450v1 scaffolds_2451, whole genome shotgun sequence genomic interval GAAAATGATTAATAATTAATAGTGCATTCTCCCCGATCTCACAGAATTTTTATATGGTAAATATAGGTGAAAAGAACACcctgattttctgttttgcattagaGCAAATTGTTCAGATGAGATACAGTAAGTTACTTACCCCAGAAGCCAGTGAATTTGAAATGAAAGTCTGGTCTGATATCTACCTGGCACATGTATCCATTGTGTTTACAGACACCCACAGGTGAAGAGGAGTAAAAATTCTGGCAGAGAGCAAATCGAAGCTCCTTGAAAGCCAAAAGAGAAATGGGCGTGGCTCATGACAGCAAAAGTCCTGAAATAGGATGGGTCATCTGTTGAAGAAGCTAATAAGCATATCTTGGAATCAGATATTCATGGCAAATTAAGGGGACGATGATAATTATTGTTCTCAGGAACCGAGTGAGTGTTTCTAgagcaaatagaaaaaaagatgGTTGGGATATTGATAAATATGAAGTTGTGAGATTATTGAGAAATAACTcaattcttttaaatttttttctgaataactATTAAAGTCTTTAGAAATCTTTCATTTCttaacaaacttattttaaatatttaaaaaccgGGGcatgttggaacattttatttagatataaattaatttttggtcttagaatacaactcacagaatgggttaaagataaagtcagattctggttaaattcctacttagacagtaaGTTGATAAAGATCTTTCTGGTCACTTTGTTCTTGCTAGGACAAGGCTGAcctccaagacatttttaaataagtgtgggcctctcctttgatgtccagtCCACTAACATgaaaggcatttgccatttacAGTGGAtcaatgtttttgtgttaaacatatttacaaaccagaaataaaatgggttttcttaggaaattacagttgattttatgagggttgTAAAAACAGActacttcaaagagaaactggattgaaccaaGTGCTTTGATGCTAGAGTGAAGACAAATGGACAGTCAACAAAGTGATAAGAGATTTGGTTTATCCAATTCCTTTTTAGGTGTTCTCAATGTCCCTGACGTAAATTTACTCCTTAtgctgaaatgttctttgtattgctctgatccgtgcATGGAAAGAGGgtacctgcaaactgttgtcacatgtaacctttaagatatatggttgtaactttgcaactcagaactattatcttcaataaactatacttatctgaaagccaaaagaagaagcttgcaacttctcttttcctttttttcttttatgcctTAAATTCAACACACACATTGGGGGGGATGTATGAGAATGGATGTGCATCTGAGCGGATATAGGATTCAGATTTGGTTCACCGAATCCTGAGTATTCgcccgaatccgaaccctgctcaaaaagtaggtattcgggttAAATttgaaaccgaatcctggattcggtgcatccctattgattattgtaatgcacttttttctgatGTCCCAAAACGCGTGGTATCccgcttgtagcttgttcagaatacagccgctagaattctgattaAAATCAGGAAGAGTTAACATATTACCCATGTTTTggtctctttacactggctccctgtgcagcatataattgattttaagatgttgctgttaacttacaaggctttgaatggattagcacctagttatttgcaagagttactgaccaTGTGTCTTCCAAACCGcattctgagatcacaggatgcagggctgctggttattcctaggatcaacaaaagcaacacagcaggtagggctttttcttttagagctcCTAAACTATGGAATGCTCAACACAAAGTGAACAGTCCCCAAGTCAGTTCAATGTCAGTTCTGAACAcactttcttatcttagtgggttttaatgtaactttaaaattgctgcttttttattgtgtatacttttatttatatgctattttaaatggtctgattgtggcagttgtatatGTGACATgatgtacaaatgtattgtggtttgttttttttccgctatgtactgtacagtgctttgtgaattttgtgtaaaaaacactatataaatacaatcaataaataaacacaacaaacaataGTTCTGCATAGAAAAGTCAGTCACTACAATTACAAACttatgaattatgaaattagtgTAAATTGCTTAAACACTCCCCATACACCATCTGATTTCCCACATTTAGCACTATTATCTATCCAACAATCGCAATGGTGTTCTAACCAACTGCTAAGCAACCCATTGCCAAATGGTTACAATGCCATGTTTTCTATTGCAGAATGTCTCACTACACAGACGAGCCGCGGTTCACTATTGAGCAGATTGATCTGCTGCAACGTCTCCGCCGGACGGGGATGAACAAGCATGAGATACAGCATGCCCTGGAAACACTGGAGCGTCTAGATCGCGAGCATGGGGACAAGTTTGGCCGCCGGCCAGCCTACAGTGGGACGAGCACCACCACCAGTGATGTAGTGGCCTCTTCTATCACCATCGCCACACAGACCCAGTACCACAGGCTTTCACCCTCCCCCAGCAACAGCTATGACACCTCTTCACCCCCCAGCAGTGCCACAGCCAATCAGAGTGGCAAAGAGACTATGCCTGCCACTCCCAACAGGAAGCTATCACCAAGCCGATACTCCGCCAATAGTGTGGATCAAAGTTTGTACAGCTTTGAAGCCACAGAGGATGAGCTGGACATCGATGACAAGGTGGAGGAACTCATGAGGTAACTGGTATTGTAGAAGGCGACAATAAACCC includes:
- the LOC121310777 gene encoding homeobox-containing protein 1-like, translated to MSHYTDEPRFTIEQIDLLQRLRRTGMNKHEIQHALETLERLDREHGDKFGRRPAYSGTSTTTSDVVASSITIATQTQYHRLSPSPSNSYDTSSPPSSATANQSGKETMPATPNRKLSPSRYSANSVDQSLYSFEATEDELDIDDKVEELMR